From the Cohnella herbarum genome, one window contains:
- a CDS encoding class I SAM-dependent methyltransferase, which translates to MNKFIQARTEEIKYHESFYLESTLFEPGTWLARPVKIVLKMLDLLNNPNIRILDLGCGVGRNSIPIAQIVKNLNGMITCVDLIPTAIDLLIENSRKYNVQDQIIAEVADAEEYLITPREFDYIVACSCLEHVSSVEALKMVVNRMITGTKDNGINAILMSTEVKEIDIETQETADG; encoded by the coding sequence ATGAATAAATTTATTCAAGCTCGCACAGAAGAGATCAAATACCACGAATCTTTTTACCTAGAGAGTACGCTCTTTGAACCTGGAACTTGGTTAGCTAGGCCAGTCAAGATCGTATTGAAAATGCTAGACTTACTGAATAACCCAAATATACGAATACTTGATCTTGGTTGTGGAGTAGGTAGAAATAGCATTCCAATAGCTCAGATAGTAAAGAATCTTAATGGAATGATTACTTGTGTTGATTTGATCCCAACTGCAATAGATTTATTGATTGAAAATTCTAGGAAGTATAATGTTCAAGATCAGATCATTGCGGAAGTTGCTGATGCAGAAGAGTACTTAATAACCCCTAGAGAATTTGATTACATAGTCGCTTGTTCTTGTTTAGAACATGTATCTTCAGTGGAAGCATTAAAGATGGTAGTAAATCGGATGATTACAGGAACAAAAGACAACGGAATAAATGCAATATTAATGAGTACTGAAGTAAAGGAAATAGATATTGAAACTCAAGAAACTGCTGACGGTTAA
- a CDS encoding NUDIX hydrolase encodes MQEAKQPDTIGGVHCIPLLDNGNLMMVWDREEKVLTTIGGRLEQNETIEDGLDREVMEEAGIELTEIRVPFASWFWKESNGYTIYFLTLVKRICEIPKGYEKTGYVIMNFETALDMIKNIEGREERIEIIRRAGILSGNLKDEGNSR; translated from the coding sequence ATACAGGAAGCGAAGCAGCCGGACACAATAGGCGGAGTTCACTGCATTCCACTCCTTGATAATGGTAACTTGATGATGGTCTGGGATCGAGAAGAGAAAGTACTCACAACAATTGGTGGGAGATTAGAACAGAACGAAACAATAGAAGATGGATTAGATAGAGAAGTGATGGAAGAAGCAGGAATTGAATTAACTGAAATTAGAGTGCCCTTCGCTAGCTGGTTTTGGAAGGAATCTAACGGATACACTATTTATTTCTTAACACTTGTAAAAAGGATTTGTGAAATACCAAAAGGATATGAAAAGACTGGATATGTAATAATGAATTTTGAAACCGCTTTAGATATGATAAAGAATATTGAAGGCAGAGAAGAAAGAATAGAAATTATCAGAAGAGCAGGGATATTGTCGGGCAATCTCAAGGATGAGGGCAACAGCAGATAA
- a CDS encoding type II toxin-antitoxin system RelE family toxin, which produces MSSKYRVIFSGEAEKSLKNLEKDTIRRIFNALQQLSEKPYENPHTKKMKGKEGNYYRLRVGSYRVIYEIKNNELIIYVVRLGPRGDIYK; this is translated from the coding sequence GTGAGCTCGAAATATAGGGTAATCTTTTCGGGTGAAGCAGAGAAGTCACTAAAGAATCTAGAGAAAGATACTATTAGAAGAATTTTTAATGCACTTCAACAATTGAGTGAGAAGCCATACGAAAACCCACATACTAAGAAGATGAAAGGTAAGGAAGGCAATTATTATAGACTTCGTGTGGGGAGTTACCGAGTTATCTATGAAATCAAAAACAATGAATTAATCATATATGTAGTACGCCTAGGTCCAAGAGGAGACATATATAAATGA
- a CDS encoding 2'-5' RNA ligase family protein, whose amino-acid sequence MIHRCIMIFTHFTNQEMIEKIRKIYDPLYGYVDPHITLVFPFKSSIATCELEGHIRKSIRHIKQFKLTLQGITIEKGNYLFLNITKGTESLVELHKQLYTEILSDYYPDFLKTTNYKPHLTLGRTKDLNELDEAYKNCKSLVESFSERITEVTVEIIDENEKSEIEMTIELCK is encoded by the coding sequence ATGATTCATAGATGCATTATGATCTTCACTCATTTTACTAATCAAGAAATGATCGAGAAGATTCGAAAAATCTACGATCCCCTATATGGTTATGTTGACCCACATATTACCCTAGTATTTCCTTTCAAAAGTTCAATTGCAACATGTGAACTAGAGGGACATATTAGGAAATCGATAAGACATATAAAGCAATTCAAATTGACGCTTCAAGGAATAACGATAGAAAAAGGAAATTATTTGTTCTTAAATATCACGAAAGGAACGGAGAGTCTGGTAGAACTACATAAACAACTTTATACAGAAATTTTAAGTGATTATTACCCTGATTTCTTGAAGACAACAAATTACAAGCCTCATTTAACTCTCGGAAGAACGAAAGACTTAAACGAATTAGATGAAGCATATAAAAATTGTAAAAGCCTAGTGGAATCTTTTTCTGAGAGAATAACTGAAGTAACAGTTGAAATAATAGATGAGAATGAAAAATCAGAAATTGAAATGACAATAGAACTGTGTAAGTAA
- a CDS encoding type II toxin-antitoxin system RelE/ParE family toxin encodes MAEQTIIWTVTAYKDLQNIVEYISQDSMYYALAFYDDVMDKAQTLNDFPHRGRVVPEMDDPEVREIFIHRY; translated from the coding sequence ATGGCTGAACAAACAATAATATGGACCGTAACGGCGTATAAAGATTTACAAAACATTGTAGAATATATTTCTCAGGATTCCATGTATTATGCCTTAGCATTTTATGATGATGTAATGGATAAAGCACAGACACTAAATGATTTCCCGCATCGAGGACGTGTAGTTCCAGAAATGGACGATCCTGAGGTGCGGGAAATTTTTATACATCGGTATTGA